A section of the Clostridium felsineum DSM 794 genome encodes:
- a CDS encoding phosphoribosylanthranilate isomerase, protein MVKVKICGIRREKDIEIVNKYQPDYIGFVFAKSKRQVDAYIASVLGEKLMPNIKKIGVFVNEDIKRLKEIVLKAKLDIVQLHGDEDSKYIEKLRGINVWKAVNISSKEDRDKLKNYEVSGFIVDSIDGANRGGNGRVFDWKLLKEYESNIKKPIIVAGGLNIDNVNECIKTLNPFCVDVSSGVETDGFKDEEKIKKFILKVRNFK, encoded by the coding sequence ATGGTTAAGGTTAAAATATGTGGAATAAGGAGAGAAAAGGATATAGAAATTGTAAATAAATATCAACCAGATTATATAGGATTTGTGTTTGCTAAAAGTAAGCGTCAAGTGGATGCTTATATTGCAAGTGTATTAGGTGAAAAGCTTATGCCTAATATTAAAAAAATTGGAGTGTTTGTGAATGAAGATATAAAGAGGCTCAAAGAAATAGTGCTTAAAGCTAAATTAGATATAGTACAACTTCATGGCGATGAAGACTCTAAGTATATAGAAAAATTAAGGGGTATTAATGTATGGAAGGCTGTAAATATAAGTTCAAAAGAAGATAGAGACAAATTGAAAAATTATGAAGTAAGTGGTTTTATAGTTGACAGCATAGATGGTGCTAATAGAGGAGGAAACGGAAGGGTATTTGATTGGAAGTTATTAAAGGAGTATGAAAGTAATATAAAAAAGCCAATTATTGTAGCAGGAGGTTTAAATATAGACAATGTTAATGAATGTATAAAAACTTTAAATCCTTTTTGTGTAGATGTTTCAAGTGGTGTAGAAACAGATGGCTTTAAGGATGAAGAAAAAATAAAAAAATTTATATTGAAAGTGAGGAATTTTAAATGA
- the trpB gene encoding tryptophan synthase subunit beta: MNGRFGIFGGQYVPETLMNAVNELEEEFNKAIKDEEFMKEYRYYLEKYVGRETPLYFAENMTKKLGGAKIYLKREDLNHTGSHKLNNALGQVLLAKKMGKKRVIAETGAGQHGVATATAAALFGLECEVFMGAEDVERQALNVFRMKILGAKVNSVKSGTNTLKDAINAAMRDWVTNIDNTYYVIGSVMGPHPYPTIVKDFQKIIGEEARRQMIEAEDKLPDYVVACVGGGSNSMGIFYPFIKDTSVKLVGVEAAGLGIETTMHAATLTKGSVGIIHGMMTYVLQDEDGQITPAYSVSAGLDYPGVGPQHSFLKETERAEYKSVTDKEALDAFLYLSETEGIIPALESSHAVAYAMKLAPTLSKDKVVIINLSGRGDKDVNTVMKNMEEL; this comes from the coding sequence ATGAATGGAAGGTTTGGAATATTTGGGGGACAATATGTTCCTGAAACTTTAATGAATGCAGTAAATGAACTTGAAGAAGAGTTTAATAAGGCAATAAAAGATGAGGAATTTATGAAAGAGTATAGATATTATCTTGAAAAATACGTAGGGAGAGAAACACCTCTTTATTTTGCTGAAAATATGACAAAAAAGCTAGGGGGAGCAAAAATATATCTTAAAAGGGAGGATTTAAACCATACAGGTTCACATAAGCTAAACAATGCATTAGGACAAGTACTATTAGCAAAGAAAATGGGTAAAAAAAGAGTTATAGCTGAAACAGGAGCAGGGCAACATGGTGTTGCAACAGCCACTGCAGCAGCATTATTTGGCCTAGAATGTGAAGTGTTCATGGGAGCAGAAGACGTAGAAAGACAGGCACTTAATGTGTTTAGAATGAAGATATTAGGTGCTAAGGTTAACTCTGTGAAGTCAGGAACAAACACTCTTAAGGATGCAATAAATGCGGCAATGAGAGATTGGGTTACGAATATAGATAATACTTATTATGTAATAGGTTCAGTAATGGGACCACATCCATATCCAACTATAGTAAAGGATTTTCAAAAAATTATAGGGGAAGAGGCTAGAAGACAAATGATAGAAGCAGAAGACAAATTGCCAGACTATGTTGTTGCCTGTGTAGGTGGAGGAAGTAACTCTATGGGTATATTTTACCCTTTTATAAAAGATACTTCAGTAAAACTTGTAGGAGTTGAAGCAGCTGGTTTAGGTATTGAAACCACAATGCATGCGGCTACACTTACAAAGGGCAGTGTTGGTATAATACATGGAATGATGACGTATGTGCTCCAAGATGAGGATGGACAGATAACACCAGCATATTCTGTGTCGGCAGGCCTTGATTATCCGGGAGTAGGACCACAGCACTCATTTTTAAAAGAAACTGAAAGGGCCGAGTATAAATCAGTAACTGATAAGGAAGCTTTAGATGCATTTTTATACTTATCAGAAACCGAGGGAATAATACCGGCACTTGAAAGTTCACACGCAGTAGCGTATGCCATGAAGTTAGCACCTACATTGTCAAAGGATAAGGTTGTTATAATAAATCTCTCAGGTAGAGGAGATAAAGATGTAAATACTGTAATGAAGAATATGGAGGAATTATAA
- the trpA gene encoding tryptophan synthase subunit alpha: MSNRIDSKFKELKDRNKKAMITFITSGYPDVETTKEVVIEMEKAGADLVELGIPYSDPVADGPVIQMASSTALKNGLKIKDIMKIVKDIRKKVEIPIVYMGYFGCVFKYGIEKFITEAKEAGVDGMIIPDLPLEERENVTAIGDKYEFYIIPLVAPTSEERISKIVDGAKGFIYCVSTNGVTGVRNALNSNIEAYADIVSKASQTPKCVGFGISTPDMAKELKEYFDGVIIGSAVMKIVEEDISKEEKFHKINDFISEINKVL; the protein is encoded by the coding sequence ATGTCAAATAGAATTGATTCGAAATTTAAAGAATTAAAAGATAGAAATAAGAAGGCAATGATAACCTTTATTACAAGCGGGTATCCAGATGTTGAAACAACTAAAGAAGTGGTGATTGAAATGGAAAAGGCAGGGGCTGATTTAGTAGAACTCGGTATACCATACTCAGATCCAGTGGCAGATGGCCCGGTTATACAAATGGCTTCATCAACTGCTTTGAAAAATGGATTAAAAATAAAAGATATAATGAAGATTGTAAAGGATATAAGAAAAAAGGTAGAGATACCTATAGTATATATGGGATACTTTGGATGTGTTTTTAAGTATGGAATTGAGAAGTTTATTACGGAGGCTAAAGAAGCTGGAGTAGATGGAATGATAATACCTGATTTACCTCTTGAAGAAAGAGAAAATGTAACAGCTATAGGCGATAAGTATGAGTTTTATATAATACCTCTTGTAGCGCCTACATCAGAGGAGAGAATAAGTAAAATAGTCGATGGCGCCAAGGGATTTATATACTGTGTTTCAACCAATGGGGTTACAGGTGTTAGAAATGCTCTAAATTCAAATATAGAAGCATATGCAGATATAGTTTCTAAGGCATCCCAGACTCCTAAATGTGTTGGATTCGGTATATCGACACCAGATATGGCAAAAGAACTTAAAGAATATTTTGATGGCGTTATTATTGGAAGTGCTGTTATGAAAATAGTTGAGGAAGATATAAGTAAAGAAGAAAAATTCCATAAAATAAATGATTTTATTTCTGAGATTAATAAGGTGCTATAA
- a CDS encoding Mini-ribonuclease 3, giving the protein MDFNILNKKFDKTRASQLNPLVLAFVGDAVYENFVRIYIVDKYQDMTVHKLHIKAIQFVKAHAQSTFMKEIYNELSEEEERIYKRGRNAKSATSPKNADICEYRMSTGFEALIGYLYLTNQIERLNVILEKVVEIKENSRG; this is encoded by the coding sequence ATGGATTTTAATATACTAAATAAAAAATTTGATAAAACTAGAGCTTCACAGCTTAACCCATTAGTATTAGCTTTTGTTGGGGATGCTGTTTATGAAAATTTTGTTAGAATATACATAGTTGATAAGTATCAAGATATGACTGTACACAAGCTTCATATTAAAGCAATTCAATTTGTAAAAGCACATGCACAAAGCACATTTATGAAAGAAATTTATAATGAATTAAGTGAAGAGGAAGAAAGAATATATAAGCGCGGGAGAAATGCAAAATCAGCTACTTCACCTAAAAATGCCGACATATGTGAGTATAGAATGTCGACTGGATTTGAGGCTTTAATAGGATATCTTTATCTAACAAATCAGATTGAAAGACTCAATGTTATATTAGAAAAAGTTGTAGAAATAAAAGAAAATAGCAGAGGGTGA
- a CDS encoding FAD-dependent thymidylate synthase, whose protein sequence is MNITNFEQTGLNEIEGILLNENTENINDNALREILKYANISFVLEGINRLQSTLICELKASYVQQSQRYVTLKEDSFDLPKLEKEDKLEAEKLLKEAFELYEDMSKLKEGEFKGRPKAENYLHGIPIEDARYILPLACKTNVSIAMNGEKLVDLFYLFNDKNYENIFEDINENILRKLPSNLSKLLSKVENGYNRKHIENFYKSAFDKISEYDNIILLNNFQDLDLKVGLGAITSTNAKTPSSVMKLWGDNANEKAKGVSERVLGYGHESIAEQARTNFGMMCSMVTYHQQIRHRLSENYREELLNIIENDTRKVVIPNTIRKSEFYDRFVALTDKFKEFRKYILKEYGEAKALNFLLNCDQVKLVISTNARVDCQMLADRICFNAQWEIRELSTKKLQELRKLSEVLYKKALPSCVFGKCKEGKFTCGKQMIMKNKFA, encoded by the coding sequence TTGAATATAACTAATTTTGAACAAACAGGATTAAATGAAATAGAAGGAATATTACTAAATGAAAATACTGAAAATATAAATGATAACGCATTAAGAGAAATTTTAAAGTATGCTAATATTTCTTTTGTATTAGAAGGAATAAACAGACTTCAAAGTACCTTGATATGTGAACTTAAAGCCTCATATGTTCAGCAAAGTCAAAGATATGTAACCCTTAAAGAAGATTCTTTTGACCTTCCAAAGCTAGAGAAGGAAGATAAATTGGAAGCAGAAAAGTTATTGAAGGAAGCCTTTGAATTATATGAAGACATGTCGAAATTAAAAGAAGGAGAATTCAAGGGAAGACCAAAGGCAGAGAACTATTTGCATGGAATACCTATTGAGGATGCTAGATATATACTCCCGTTAGCTTGTAAAACTAATGTAAGTATTGCAATGAATGGTGAAAAACTTGTCGATTTGTTTTATTTGTTTAACGACAAAAATTACGAAAATATTTTCGAGGATATAAATGAAAATATTTTAAGAAAGCTTCCAAGTAACCTTTCAAAGCTATTGTCCAAGGTAGAAAATGGTTATAATCGTAAACATATTGAAAACTTTTATAAATCTGCATTTGATAAAATTAGTGAATATGATAATATAATTTTATTAAATAATTTTCAGGATTTGGATTTAAAAGTTGGACTTGGTGCGATAACCAGTACAAATGCAAAAACTCCTTCAAGTGTTATGAAATTATGGGGAGATAATGCTAATGAAAAGGCCAAGGGTGTTTCTGAAAGAGTGCTAGGCTATGGACATGAAAGTATAGCAGAGCAAGCAAGAACCAACTTTGGGATGATGTGCAGTATGGTAACGTATCACCAACAAATACGACACAGATTGTCTGAGAATTACAGAGAAGAGCTATTGAATATAATAGAAAATGACACAAGAAAAGTAGTGATTCCAAATACTATTAGGAAATCTGAATTTTATGATAGATTTGTTGCTTTAACAGATAAATTCAAAGAGTTTAGAAAATATATACTCAAAGAATATGGTGAGGCTAAAGCCTTGAATTTTCTTCTTAATTGTGATCAAGTAAAGCTTGTTATATCAACAAATGCTAGGGTGGATTGTCAAATGTTAGCGGATAGAATATGCTTTAATGCTCAATGGGAAATAAGAGAGCTTTCAACAAAAAAACTACAAGAATTAAGAAAGTTATCTGAAGTATTATACAAGAAAGCACTTCCATCTTGTGTATTTGGAAAGTGCAAAGAGGGAAAATTCACTTGTGGAAAACAAATGATTATGAAAAATAAATTTGCTTAA
- the rlmB gene encoding 23S rRNA (guanosine(2251)-2'-O)-methyltransferase RlmB produces MDNKEREDLIEGRNAVIEALKSDSTIEQILVSSGKNEGSINVVLAKAKEKGIPVKYVDRKKLDKMSGGGVHQGVIAISTPYHYYDVEDILSSAREKNEDPFVLILDEIEDPHNLGSIIRTAELCGVHGIIIPKRRNVGVTPTVYKTSAGAVKYVKIAKVSNINLAIDKLKKEGIWVYGAEIDGENYCFNQNMTGALALVIGSEGKGISKLTKQKCDVLVKIPMVGKVNSLNASVAAGVVMYEILKQRIVKRG; encoded by the coding sequence ATGGATAATAAAGAAAGAGAAGATTTAATTGAAGGTAGAAATGCTGTAATTGAGGCATTAAAATCAGATTCAACAATAGAACAAATTCTAGTTTCTAGTGGAAAAAATGAAGGATCAATAAATGTAGTGCTTGCCAAGGCAAAAGAAAAGGGCATACCTGTTAAGTACGTAGATAGAAAAAAGCTAGATAAAATGTCTGGCGGTGGTGTACATCAGGGTGTAATAGCTATTTCCACACCATATCATTATTACGATGTAGAGGACATACTTTCAAGCGCAAGAGAAAAAAATGAAGATCCATTTGTATTGATTCTAGACGAAATAGAGGATCCACATAATTTAGGTTCAATAATAAGAACAGCTGAACTTTGCGGAGTACATGGAATTATAATACCTAAGAGAAGAAATGTAGGCGTAACCCCAACTGTATACAAAACTTCTGCTGGTGCAGTTAAATACGTAAAAATAGCCAAAGTAAGTAATATAAACCTTGCTATAGATAAACTTAAAAAAGAGGGAATTTGGGTTTATGGTGCTGAAATTGATGGAGAGAATTACTGCTTTAATCAGAATATGACTGGGGCTTTAGCTCTTGTAATAGGTAGTGAGGGAAAAGGAATTTCAAAACTTACAAAACAGAAATGTGATGTACTTGTAAAAATTCCTATGGTAGGTAAAGTGAATTCTCTAAATGCATCTGTAGCAGCAGGCGTTGTTATGTATGAAATTTTAAAACAAAGAATTGTAAAAAGAGGATAG
- a CDS encoding NYN domain-containing protein, protein MKTILVDGYNVINSWGELNIIKDDVSLESARDRLIEVLIEYGEFTNCKIIVVFDAHHMQGNIGEKIKMYDKFTIVYTKSGETADSFIERYVNKIGRKSEVCVVTSDNLEQQVVFQRGSTRMSSIEFYNDVKKIRAKISKKAEKISSEKKYNRLEDRIDKKIMEKLDKIRKNL, encoded by the coding sequence GTGAAAACTATCCTTGTAGATGGATACAATGTTATAAATAGTTGGGGAGAGCTTAATATCATTAAGGATGATGTGAGCTTAGAAAGTGCAAGAGATAGACTTATAGAAGTCTTAATAGAATATGGAGAATTTACAAATTGTAAGATTATAGTGGTTTTTGATGCTCATCATATGCAAGGTAATATTGGAGAAAAAATAAAAATGTATGATAAATTCACTATAGTATACACAAAATCTGGTGAAACGGCAGATAGTTTTATTGAAAGATATGTAAATAAAATTGGAAGAAAATCTGAAGTTTGTGTAGTTACGTCCGATAATTTAGAACAGCAGGTTGTTTTTCAAAGAGGATCTACAAGAATGTCTTCTATAGAGTTCTACAATGATGTGAAAAAAATTCGAGCTAAAATAAGTAAAAAAGCTGAAAAAATAAGCAGTGAGAAAAAATATAATCGTTTAGAAGATAGAATAGACAAAAAAATAATGGAAAAATTAGATAAAATAAGAAAAAATCTTTAA
- the sigH gene encoding RNA polymerase sporulation sigma factor SigH, giving the protein MEINFDEKLDEEIVMMAKLGDEKSQEYLINKYYNFVKAKAKSYFLIGADKEDICQEGMIGLYKAIRDFKPSKLASFKAFAELCITRQIITAIKTATRQKHIPLNTYVSLNKPIYDEDSDRTLFDVVSSVEVSDPEELIISKEEVAKIRKNMLRVLSSLEIEVLQSYLEGKSYQEIAKDLDRCSKSIDNALQRVKRKLEKCLEKR; this is encoded by the coding sequence ATGGAAATTAATTTTGATGAGAAGTTAGACGAAGAAATAGTGATGATGGCAAAACTTGGAGATGAAAAATCACAAGAATATTTGATTAATAAGTATTATAATTTTGTGAAAGCAAAGGCAAAATCATATTTTTTAATTGGTGCAGATAAAGAGGATATATGTCAAGAAGGAATGATAGGGTTGTATAAAGCTATAAGGGACTTTAAACCTAGTAAATTAGCTTCTTTTAAAGCTTTTGCAGAGCTTTGTATAACTAGACAGATTATTACAGCAATAAAAACAGCAACTAGACAAAAACATATACCTCTGAATACATATGTTTCTTTAAATAAGCCTATATATGATGAAGATTCGGATAGAACGCTGTTTGACGTAGTATCAAGTGTTGAAGTATCGGATCCAGAGGAACTTATTATAAGCAAAGAAGAAGTGGCTAAAATAAGAAAAAATATGCTTAGAGTACTTTCAAGTTTGGAAATAGAGGTTTTGCAATCTTATTTAGAGGGAAAATCTTATCAGGAAATAGCTAAAGATTTGGATAGATGTTCTAAATCTATAGATAATGCATTACAAAGAGTTAAAAGAAAATTGGAAAAGTGTTTGGAAAAAAGATAA
- the tuf gene encoding elongation factor Tu, with protein MAKEKFERTKPHVNIGTIGHVDHGKTTLTAAITTILAKEGKAKAFNYEEIDKAPEEKERGITINTAHVEYETENRHYAHVDCPGHADYVKNMITGAAQMDGAILVVSAADGPMPQTREHILLASRVGVEYIVVFLNKADQVDDAELIDLVEMEVRELLSEYGFPGDDTPIVVGSALKALQNPDDAEAVKPIKDLMAEVDAYIPTPERPTDKAFLMPIEDVFTITGRGTVATGRVETGMLKVGDEVEIVGMKDEITKVVVTGVEMFRKILDSALAGDNIGALLRGVQREDIERGQVLAKPGSITPHNKFVGQVYVLKKEEGGRHTPFFNGYRPQFYFRTTDVTGSIQLPDGVEMVMPGDHIDMTVELITKVAMGDNLRFAIREGGRTVGSGVVTSIIE; from the coding sequence ATGGCAAAGGAAAAATTTGAAAGAACGAAACCACATGTAAACATAGGAACAATAGGACACGTAGATCACGGTAAAACAACATTAACAGCAGCAATTACAACAATATTAGCAAAAGAGGGAAAAGCAAAAGCTTTTAACTATGAAGAGATTGATAAAGCACCAGAAGAAAAAGAAAGAGGAATAACAATCAATACAGCACACGTTGAGTATGAAACAGAAAACAGACACTATGCTCACGTAGACTGTCCAGGACATGCTGACTATGTAAAGAACATGATAACAGGAGCAGCACAAATGGATGGAGCTATCCTAGTAGTAAGTGCAGCAGATGGTCCAATGCCACAAACAAGAGAGCACATACTATTAGCATCAAGAGTTGGTGTTGAATATATAGTAGTATTCTTAAATAAAGCAGACCAAGTAGATGATGCAGAATTAATCGACTTAGTAGAAATGGAAGTAAGAGAATTATTAAGCGAATACGGATTCCCAGGAGACGATACACCAATCGTAGTAGGAAGTGCGTTAAAAGCATTACAAAACCCAGATGATGCAGAAGCAGTAAAACCAATAAAAGACTTAATGGCAGAAGTTGATGCATACATCCCAACACCAGAAAGACCAACAGATAAAGCATTCTTAATGCCAATCGAAGATGTTTTCACAATAACAGGAAGAGGAACAGTTGCAACAGGAAGAGTTGAAACTGGAATGTTAAAGGTTGGAGACGAAGTAGAAATCGTTGGAATGAAAGACGAAATAACAAAAGTAGTAGTAACAGGCGTAGAAATGTTCAGAAAGATACTTGATAGTGCATTAGCAGGAGATAATATCGGAGCATTATTAAGAGGAGTACAAAGAGAAGACATCGAAAGAGGTCAGGTATTAGCAAAACCAGGTTCAATAACTCCACATAATAAGTTCGTAGGTCAAGTATACGTATTAAAGAAAGAAGAAGGCGGAAGACATACACCATTCTTCAACGGATATAGACCACAATTCTACTTCAGAACAACAGACGTAACAGGATCAATCCAATTACCAGATGGAGTAGAAATGGTAATGCCAGGAGACCACATAGATATGACAGTTGAATTAATAACAAAAGTAGCAATGGGAGACAACTTAAGATTCGCAATCAGAGAAGGCGGAAGAACAGTTGGCTCAGGAGTTGTTACTAGCATCATTGAATAG
- the rpmG gene encoding 50S ribosomal protein L33 has protein sequence MRVKLTLACTECKQRNYNTMKNKKNDPDRLEMKKYCPFCHKHTLHKETK, from the coding sequence GTGAGAGTAAAACTAACACTAGCTTGCACAGAGTGCAAACAAAGGAATTACAACACAATGAAAAATAAGAAAAATGATCCAGATAGATTAGAAATGAAAAAATATTGTCCATTTTGCCACAAACATACACTTCATAAAGAGACAAAATAG
- the secE gene encoding preprotein translocase subunit SecE encodes MAANVKNRNVEKSPLKGFVGFFKDLGAETHRITWPSKETLKKTTIAVITFCAVYIIVVAIMDFGFNNLFKVIFK; translated from the coding sequence ATGGCTGCTAATGTAAAAAATAGAAATGTGGAAAAATCACCATTAAAAGGTTTTGTTGGATTTTTTAAAGATTTGGGGGCTGAAACTCATAGAATCACATGGCCTTCGAAAGAAACTCTTAAAAAAACCACGATAGCAGTGATAACTTTTTGCGCTGTGTATATCATAGTGGTAGCAATAATGGATTTTGGTTTTAATAACCTCTTTAAGGTGATCTTTAAGTAA
- the nusG gene encoding transcription termination/antitermination protein NusG, with amino-acid sequence MSEKAKWYVVHTYSGYENKVKANIEKTIENRNLQNLILDIQVPLQEEVEEKDGKKKVTLKKVFPSYVLIKMIMTDESWYVVRNTRGCTGFVGPGSKPVPLTDEEVGAMGIKEKVASIDVVVGESVKVIMGPLVDQVALIQEINLEKGKLKGLVNMFGRETPVELDFNQIEKLD; translated from the coding sequence ATGAGTGAAAAAGCTAAATGGTATGTCGTACATACATATTCCGGTTACGAGAATAAAGTAAAGGCAAACATTGAAAAAACCATTGAAAACAGAAATTTGCAAAATTTAATCTTGGATATTCAAGTTCCACTTCAAGAAGAAGTAGAAGAAAAAGATGGCAAGAAAAAGGTAACTTTAAAAAAAGTATTTCCAAGTTATGTGCTTATAAAAATGATAATGACTGATGAATCTTGGTATGTTGTTAGAAATACAAGAGGATGTACAGGATTTGTTGGACCAGGATCTAAACCAGTTCCTCTTACAGATGAGGAAGTTGGAGCAATGGGAATAAAGGAAAAAGTAGCTAGCATAGATGTTGTTGTTGGCGAAAGTGTAAAAGTTATTATGGGCCCACTTGTAGATCAAGTTGCTCTTATCCAAGAGATTAATTTAGAAAAAGGCAAATTAAAAGGCTTAGTTAATATGTTTGGCAGGGAAACTCCTGTTGAGCTTGATTTTAATCAAATAGAAAAACTAGATTAG
- the rplK gene encoding 50S ribosomal protein L11, which translates to MAKKVVGLIKLQLPAGKATPAPPVGPALGQHGVNIMAFCKEYNAKTANQAGFTIPVVITVYQDRSFSFILKTPPAAVLIKKAAGIESGSGVPNKTKVGKITKEQVKEIAQTKMPDLNAASLESAMSMIAGTARSMGVEVVD; encoded by the coding sequence ATGGCAAAGAAAGTAGTAGGTTTAATAAAACTACAATTACCTGCAGGAAAAGCAACTCCAGCACCACCAGTTGGTCCAGCATTAGGACAGCATGGTGTAAATATCATGGCATTCTGTAAAGAATACAATGCTAAGACTGCTAATCAAGCTGGATTCACTATCCCAGTTGTAATTACAGTTTATCAGGATAGATCTTTTAGTTTTATACTTAAGACTCCTCCTGCAGCAGTTTTAATAAAGAAAGCAGCTGGTATTGAAAGTGGTTCAGGCGTTCCTAACAAAACTAAGGTTGGTAAAATAACTAAAGAACAAGTTAAGGAAATAGCACAAACTAAAATGCCAGACTTAAATGCAGCATCTTTAGAATCTGCAATGAGCATGATAGCTGGAACAGCTAGAAGTATGGGTGTAGAAGTAGTAGATTAG